A portion of the Blautia hansenii DSM 20583 genome contains these proteins:
- a CDS encoding polysaccharide biosynthesis protein, whose translation MSNRNFLLKGTLLLTLSGFLTKIIGFIYRIFLSQKIGAQGMGIYQLIFPVYTLCYALAAGGIQTAISRLVAAKAALKDEQGAHDVFLLSTSLAAVISILTEFFLYRHANWFAVHFLLEEQCTPLLKILAFSLPFGVFHACVNGYYLARKKLSVPASAQLIEQCFRVAASFLLFLVWSEKEVPITPKLAVFGLLAGELAAWLFTGFMILWDFCKGHYRLASMTAPFKELKAITALSLPLTCNRLLVNILHSIEAVLIPGHLQLFGLDNASALSIYGVLTGMALPLILFPSAITNALSTVLLPSVAEKQALGDRASIRKNILLSIKYCFLLGFGAFLFFYAGGDLLGLLLFKNEFAGTFIKTLSFICPCLYLSGTLSGILNGLGAANQTFWLNTLGLGIRLLFVFFIIPHYGIVGYLWGLIISELIVTLLSLYCLREFLFIHSL comes from the coding sequence ATGAGTAACAGAAACTTTCTTTTAAAAGGTACGCTTCTTCTGACACTGTCCGGCTTTCTTACAAAAATCATCGGCTTTATTTATAGGATATTCCTTTCTCAAAAAATTGGTGCACAGGGTATGGGAATTTATCAGCTTATTTTTCCCGTTTACACCCTATGCTATGCGCTTGCAGCAGGAGGCATACAGACAGCTATTTCCCGTCTCGTAGCGGCAAAAGCCGCTTTAAAAGATGAGCAGGGAGCGCACGATGTTTTTCTCCTGTCAACTTCTCTGGCTGCTGTCATTTCTATTCTGACAGAATTTTTTCTGTACCGTCACGCGAACTGGTTTGCCGTACATTTTTTATTAGAAGAGCAATGTACCCCTCTTTTAAAAATATTGGCATTTTCCCTTCCTTTTGGTGTGTTTCACGCTTGTGTCAACGGCTATTATCTCGCCAGAAAAAAACTTTCTGTTCCTGCTTCCGCCCAGCTCATTGAGCAGTGCTTTCGTGTGGCAGCCTCTTTTCTGCTGTTTTTGGTCTGGTCGGAAAAAGAAGTTCCAATCACACCAAAGCTGGCTGTTTTCGGACTTCTCGCCGGAGAACTGGCTGCATGGCTATTTACAGGTTTTATGATTTTATGGGACTTCTGTAAAGGACACTACCGCCTTGCTTCTATGACAGCGCCCTTCAAAGAACTAAAAGCTATTACAGCGCTTTCGCTGCCTTTAACCTGCAACCGTCTTCTGGTAAACATTCTGCATAGCATAGAAGCCGTACTTATTCCCGGACATTTACAGCTTTTTGGACTAGACAACGCCTCTGCTCTTTCTATCTACGGCGTTTTAACAGGAATGGCGCTTCCCCTTATTCTTTTTCCTTCCGCCATTACCAATGCCTTATCCACAGTGCTTCTGCCTTCCGTAGCAGAAAAGCAGGCATTGGGCGACAGAGCAAGTATTCGAAAAAACATTCTTTTGTCCATAAAATACTGTTTCTTATTAGGCTTTGGAGCTTTTCTCTTTTTCTATGCAGGAGGAGATTTACTGGGACTTCTGCTTTTTAAAAACGAATTTGCGGGAACTTTTATTAAAACACTGTCTTTTATTTGCCCTTGCCTGTACTTATCCGGAACCTTAAGCGGCATTTTAAACGGACTTGGAGCTGCAAACCAAACCTTTTGGCTAAACACGCTGGGACTCGGCATTCGCCTTCTTTTCGTATTTTTTATTATTCCCCACTATGGAATTGTAGGCTATCTCTGGGGGCTGATTATCAGTGAGCTTATTGTTACTTTGCTTTCTCTTTACTGCTTACGTGAGTTTCTTTTCATCCATTCACTTTAA
- a CDS encoding RrF2 family transcriptional regulator — MKLSTKGRYGLRALIDLALYSDEEAVSIQSISNRQNISDSYLEQLMRKLKKAGLVVSERGAQGGYRLAKPADEISVGDVLRALEGSLEAVSCGAGNNEHCQGEDLCVTRYVWQEINKSIQETVDSIKISQLVEESRKAREKGQIKVQKCD, encoded by the coding sequence ATGAAGCTTTCTACAAAAGGAAGATATGGTCTAAGAGCGTTAATCGACTTAGCATTATATAGTGATGAGGAAGCTGTTTCCATACAAAGTATTTCTAACAGACAAAATATTTCAGACAGCTATTTGGAGCAGCTTATGAGAAAGCTGAAAAAAGCTGGTTTGGTTGTTAGTGAACGAGGCGCTCAGGGCGGTTATCGACTGGCAAAGCCGGCGGATGAAATTTCCGTTGGAGATGTGTTAAGAGCCTTGGAGGGAAGTCTTGAGGCAGTATCCTGTGGAGCAGGAAACAATGAACATTGTCAGGGTGAGGATTTATGCGTTACCCGTTATGTCTGGCAGGAGATTAATAAAAGTATTCAGGAAACAGTAGACTCCATAAAAATCAGTCAGTTAGTAGAGGAGAGCCGTAAGGCTCGTGAAAAAGGGCAAATTAAAGTGCAGAAATGTGATTAA
- a CDS encoding 3-deoxy-7-phosphoheptulonate synthase, which produces MSFQFVKQLPTPDEIKEQIPMSEELKAQKRKRDKEIQDIFTGASDKFLVVVGPCSADREDSVCEYTNRLAKLQEKVSDRLILVPRIYTNKPRTTGEGYKGMLHQPVPEAKPDVLAGILAIRKMHIRALTETGLTSADEMLYPDNWHYLSDLLSYVAIGARSVENQEHRLMVSGLDIPVGMKNPTSGDFSVMLNSVVAAQGGHDFISRGWEVKTEGNPLTHTILRGAVSKHGNTIPNYHYEDLQRLLEMYNERNLANPSVVIDANHSNSGKKYKEQIRIVKEVLHSRLVSKDIQNLVKGVMIESYLVEGCQKIAPDNIYGKSITDPCLGWEDTEKLIFTIAELC; this is translated from the coding sequence ATGAGCTTCCAATTTGTAAAACAGCTTCCGACTCCGGATGAAATTAAAGAACAAATCCCTATGTCAGAAGAATTAAAAGCACAGAAAAGAAAAAGAGATAAAGAGATACAGGATATTTTTACCGGAGCTTCCGATAAATTTCTTGTAGTTGTAGGACCTTGTTCTGCTGACAGAGAAGACTCTGTATGTGAATATACCAATCGTCTGGCAAAATTACAGGAAAAGGTTTCCGACCGCCTGATTTTAGTTCCCAGAATTTATACAAACAAACCAAGAACCACAGGCGAAGGTTATAAAGGTATGCTTCATCAGCCGGTTCCCGAAGCAAAGCCTGATGTATTAGCCGGTATTCTGGCTATCCGAAAAATGCACATTCGTGCTCTTACGGAAACAGGTTTGACTTCCGCTGATGAGATGCTTTATCCTGACAACTGGCATTATTTATCTGACCTGCTTTCCTATGTTGCCATTGGCGCACGCTCTGTGGAAAATCAGGAGCATCGTTTAATGGTAAGCGGTCTTGATATTCCGGTAGGTATGAAAAATCCTACCAGTGGAGATTTCTCTGTTATGTTAAACTCTGTTGTTGCCGCTCAGGGAGGACACGACTTTATTTCCAGAGGCTGGGAAGTAAAAACAGAAGGCAATCCTCTGACTCATACCATTTTAAGAGGAGCAGTCAGCAAACACGGGAATACCATTCCCAACTATCACTATGAGGATTTGCAGCGTCTTCTGGAAATGTATAATGAAAGAAATCTGGCAAATCCATCTGTTGTCATTGATGCAAACCATTCAAATTCGGGAAAAAAATACAAAGAACAAATTCGTATTGTAAAAGAAGTGCTTCACAGCCGCCTTGTATCAAAGGATATCCAAAATCTTGTAAAAGGCGTTATGATTGAAAGTTATCTTGTAGAAGGCTGTCAAAAAATCGCTCCTGACAATATTTACGGAAAATCTATTACAGATCCATGTCTTGGATGGGAAGATACTGAAAAGCTTATCTTTACCATTGCCGAGCTTTGTTAA
- the rny gene encoding ribonuclease Y encodes MAIYVIIAIIAVILTALIAVPVTANITVKKKAEKDAETIGTAEVKARSIIDEALKTAETKKREALLEAKEENLRTKNELEKETKERRSELQKYEKRVLSKEEALDKKADALEKREAEYTAKEAELKKKEKKVDELQGQRVQELERISGLTSEQAKDYLLKTVEDEVKIDTAKLYKELESKAKEEADKKAKEYVVTAIQKCAADHVAEATISVVQLPSDEMKGRIIGREGRNIRTLETLTGVDLIIDDTPEAVVLSGFDPIRREIARIALEKLIVDGRIHPARIEEMVEKAQREVETMMREEGEAAALEVGVHGIHPELIRLLGRMKFRSSYGQNALKHSIEVAQLAGLLAGEVGTDIRMAKRAGLLHDIGKSIDHEVEGSHIQIGADLCKKYKESQIVINAVESHHGDVEPTSLVACIVQAADAISAARPGARRETLETYTNRLKQLEDIANSFKGVDKSFAIQAGREIRVMVVPEHVTDADMVLLGRDISKQIEAELEYPGQIKVNIIRESRVIDYAK; translated from the coding sequence GTGGCAATCTATGTAATAATTGCAATTATTGCTGTGATTCTTACTGCGCTGATTGCAGTTCCGGTTACCGCAAATATTACTGTTAAGAAAAAAGCAGAAAAAGATGCAGAAACCATTGGAACCGCAGAGGTCAAAGCGAGAAGCATTATAGATGAAGCATTAAAGACTGCTGAAACAAAAAAGCGAGAAGCTCTCTTGGAAGCAAAAGAAGAAAATCTCCGTACCAAGAATGAATTGGAAAAAGAGACAAAAGAGAGAAGAAGCGAACTTCAGAAGTATGAAAAACGTGTTTTATCAAAAGAAGAAGCTCTTGATAAAAAAGCAGATGCTTTAGAAAAAAGAGAAGCTGAATACACAGCGAAGGAAGCAGAATTAAAGAAAAAGGAAAAGAAAGTTGACGAATTACAAGGACAGCGAGTGCAGGAACTGGAGCGAATTTCAGGTCTGACCTCCGAACAGGCAAAAGATTATCTGTTGAAAACTGTTGAAGATGAAGTAAAAATTGACACAGCCAAGCTTTATAAAGAATTAGAAAGCAAGGCAAAAGAAGAAGCTGATAAAAAGGCAAAAGAATATGTGGTGACAGCTATTCAGAAATGTGCAGCGGACCATGTGGCAGAAGCTACAATTTCAGTAGTACAGCTGCCAAGTGATGAAATGAAGGGTAGAATTATCGGACGTGAAGGACGTAATATTCGTACTCTGGAAACACTGACAGGTGTGGATTTAATTATTGATGATACTCCGGAAGCAGTGGTATTATCCGGCTTTGACCCTATTCGTAGGGAAATTGCAAGGATTGCGCTTGAAAAGCTGATTGTAGACGGACGTATTCATCCGGCTAGAATTGAAGAAATGGTTGAAAAGGCTCAAAGAGAAGTTGAAACAATGATGCGGGAAGAAGGAGAAGCCGCAGCATTGGAGGTAGGTGTTCACGGTATTCATCCGGAGCTCATCCGTCTTCTGGGCCGTATGAAATTCCGTTCAAGCTATGGACAGAACGCATTAAAGCATTCTATCGAAGTAGCACAGCTTGCAGGATTACTCGCAGGTGAAGTAGGAACGGATATACGAATGGCGAAAAGAGCAGGTCTGCTCCATGATATAGGTAAATCCATCGACCATGAGGTAGAGGGTTCTCATATTCAGATTGGTGCAGATTTATGTAAGAAATATAAAGAATCACAAATTGTTATCAATGCAGTAGAGTCACATCACGGTGATGTAGAGCCTACTTCATTAGTCGCATGTATTGTACAGGCTGCTGATGCAATTTCTGCAGCGAGACCGGGTGCAAGACGTGAAACATTAGAAACATATACCAACAGATTAAAACAGTTAGAAGATATTGCAAATTCCTTTAAGGGAGTAGATAAGTCTTTTGCTATTCAGGCAGGACGAGAAATTCGTGTTATGGTAGTTCCGGAGCATGTAACAGATGCCGATATGGTGCTTCTGGGAAGAGATATTTCAAAGCAGATTGAGGCTGAGCTGGAATATCCGGGACAGATTAAAGTAAACATAATTCGTGAATCACGTGTAATTGATTACGCAAAGTAA
- the nifS gene encoding cysteine desulfurase NifS: MKTRIYLDNAATTKTSQEVVDAMLPYFTENYGNASSIYEVGQRSKEAITTAREDIAKVLGAKTEEIYFTAGGSEADNWALKAAFEAYSKKGNHIITTKIEHHAILHTCEYLEKKGAEITYLDVDENGLVNLDELQKAIRPETILISIMFANNEIGTIEPVKEIGMIAKEHGVLFHTDAVQAFGQVPIDVDEMNIDMLSSSAHKINGPKGIGFLYIRKGVKIRSFVHGGAQERKRRAGTENVPGIVGYGVAAKRAAETMEVRTAKERELRDYFIDRVLKEIPYVKLNGDPVKRLPNNINLSFRFVEGESLLIMLDMKGIAASSGSACTSGSLDPSHVLLAIGLPHEIAHGSLRLTLGEDTTKEDLDYTLEQLKEIIGKLRDLSPLYEDFVKKQNK, translated from the coding sequence ATGAAAACAAGAATTTATTTGGACAATGCAGCAACGACCAAAACTTCTCAGGAAGTTGTGGATGCAATGCTTCCATATTTTACGGAAAACTATGGAAATGCTTCCAGTATTTACGAAGTGGGACAAAGAAGTAAAGAAGCTATTACTACTGCAAGAGAAGATATTGCAAAAGTTTTAGGCGCAAAAACAGAGGAGATTTATTTTACCGCAGGAGGAAGTGAAGCGGACAACTGGGCGTTAAAGGCTGCTTTTGAAGCATACAGCAAAAAGGGCAATCACATTATCACAACAAAGATTGAACACCATGCGATTTTACACACCTGTGAATATCTGGAGAAAAAGGGCGCTGAAATCACATATTTAGATGTAGATGAGAATGGTCTGGTTAATTTAGATGAATTACAAAAGGCAATTCGTCCGGAAACAATTTTAATTTCTATTATGTTTGCAAATAATGAAATCGGAACCATTGAACCGGTAAAAGAGATTGGAATGATTGCGAAAGAACACGGAGTTTTATTCCATACAGATGCTGTTCAGGCATTCGGACAGGTGCCGATTGATGTGGATGAGATGAATATTGATATGCTCAGCTCCAGTGCGCATAAGATTAACGGACCAAAGGGTATCGGATTTTTATATATCCGCAAAGGCGTAAAAATCCGTTCTTTTGTACACGGAGGTGCACAGGAAAGAAAGAGACGTGCGGGTACAGAAAATGTTCCGGGTATTGTGGGCTATGGCGTAGCGGCAAAAAGAGCAGCAGAAACCATGGAAGTCCGTACAGCAAAAGAAAGAGAATTAAGAGATTATTTTATTGACAGAGTTTTAAAAGAAATTCCTTATGTAAAATTAAACGGTGACCCTGTAAAACGTTTGCCAAACAATATCAATCTCAGTTTTCGTTTTGTAGAAGGGGAGTCTTTGTTAATTATGCTGGATATGAAAGGAATTGCTGCTTCCAGTGGTTCTGCATGTACATCCGGTTCCTTAGATCCTTCTCATGTACTATTGGCAATCGGTCTGCCTCATGAAATTGCACACGGTTCTTTGCGATTGACTTTAGGAGAAGATACCACAAAAGAAGATTTGGATTATACATTAGAGCAGTTAAAAGAAATTATCGGAAAACTGCGTGATTTATCACCATTATATGAAGATTTTGTAAAAAAACAGAACAAATAA
- a CDS encoding spore coat protein: MTEKTMVADTLAGINGELVRYGEMITQTENQQLKQTLKQMRNQCEMSQEEIYQIARAKSYYVPAACAKPEEVAHVRSVLTQPTMR, encoded by the coding sequence ATGACAGAAAAGACAATGGTAGCAGATACGCTTGCAGGAATTAACGGTGAATTGGTACGTTACGGAGAAATGATTACACAGACAGAAAATCAGCAGTTAAAACAGACTTTAAAGCAGATGAGAAATCAGTGTGAAATGTCACAGGAAGAGATTTATCAGATTGCTAGAGCAAAAAGTTATTATGTTCCGGCAGCCTGTGCAAAGCCTGAAGAGGTTGCTCATGTACGTTCTGTTCTCACACAGCCGACTATGAGATAA
- the xerD gene encoding site-specific tyrosine recombinase XerD — MKCEIQEFIEHLHNTRGTSRNTEVSYERDLKKLEQFLKQEGILEWHQVSAVLLNSYIMYLERKNFAASSISRSVASIRAFFQYLCQRECWRENPAEGLKAPKIEKKAPGILTVDEVDLLLSQPKENTAKGVRDRAMLELLYATGIRVSELIHLTLRDVNLKLGYLTCSQSERERVIPFGATAKTAVEAYMAWARVELLGENSSEWLFVNCSGKSMSRQGFWKILKGYAVSAGIQQDITPHTLRHSFAAHLVQNGADLKSVQEMMGHSDISTTQIYMNMNVNKIRDVYMKAHPRK, encoded by the coding sequence ATGAAGTGCGAAATACAGGAGTTTATTGAGCATTTACATAATACCAGAGGCACTTCCAGAAATACAGAAGTATCTTATGAGAGAGATTTAAAAAAATTGGAGCAGTTTTTAAAACAGGAAGGAATTCTCGAATGGCATCAGGTATCGGCTGTTTTGTTGAATTCTTATATTATGTATTTGGAAAGAAAGAATTTTGCGGCTTCTTCCATATCAAGAAGTGTAGCGTCCATAAGAGCCTTTTTTCAGTATTTATGTCAGAGAGAGTGCTGGAGAGAAAATCCTGCGGAAGGTTTAAAAGCACCAAAGATAGAAAAAAAAGCGCCGGGAATTTTAACTGTGGATGAGGTGGACTTACTTTTGAGTCAGCCTAAGGAAAATACAGCAAAGGGTGTTCGGGACAGAGCGATGCTGGAGCTTTTGTATGCGACTGGTATTAGAGTAAGTGAATTAATTCATCTTACATTGCGAGATGTAAATTTAAAATTAGGATATCTTACATGCAGCCAAAGTGAGAGAGAGAGGGTAATTCCTTTTGGAGCAACTGCAAAAACAGCAGTGGAGGCTTACATGGCATGGGCAAGAGTAGAGCTTTTAGGGGAAAACAGCAGTGAATGGCTGTTTGTGAATTGTTCAGGAAAATCTATGAGCAGACAGGGCTTTTGGAAAATTTTAAAAGGTTATGCAGTGTCAGCAGGCATACAGCAGGACATCACACCTCATACGCTTCGTCATTCTTTTGCCGCACATTTGGTGCAAAACGGTGCGGATTTGAAAAGCGTGCAGGAGATGATGGGACATTCAGATATTTCCACAACACAGATTTATATGAATATGAATGTGAATAAAATTAGGGATGTGTATATGAAAGCACATCCCAGAAAATAA
- the recA gene encoding recombinase RecA has protein sequence MVKEDKLKALDGALAQIEKQFGKGSIMKLGDSTANMNVETVPTGALSLDIALGLGGVPKGRIIEVYGPESSGKTTVALHMVAEVQKRGGIAGFIDAEHALDPAYAKNIGVDIDNLYISQPDNGEQALEITETMVRSGAVDIIIVDSVAALVPKAEIEGDMGDSHVGLQARLMSQALRKLTAHISKSNCIVIFINQLREKVGVMFGNPEVTTGGRALKFYSSIRMDVRRIETLKQGGEMVGNRTRIKVVKNKIAPPFKEAEFDIMFGEGISKEGDILDLAANIGIVNKSGAWYAYNDGKIGQGRENAKKYLKENPEIAEEIEQKVRVHYGLLPDENGAEQPTPAGESTGNEETEEI, from the coding sequence ATGGTGAAAGAAGATAAATTAAAAGCATTAGACGGTGCTTTGGCACAGATTGAAAAGCAGTTTGGAAAAGGCTCCATTATGAAATTAGGAGACTCCACTGCAAATATGAACGTGGAAACCGTACCTACCGGAGCTCTGAGCTTAGACATTGCTTTAGGCTTAGGCGGTGTTCCAAAAGGAAGAATTATTGAGGTTTACGGACCGGAGTCCAGTGGTAAGACTACGGTTGCTTTACATATGGTGGCAGAAGTACAGAAAAGAGGCGGAATTGCAGGCTTTATTGATGCGGAGCATGCGTTAGATCCGGCATATGCAAAAAATATCGGTGTTGATATTGATAATCTTTATATTTCTCAGCCGGATAACGGAGAGCAGGCGCTGGAAATTACAGAAACAATGGTGCGTTCCGGCGCTGTGGATATTATTATTGTGGACTCTGTTGCGGCATTAGTACCGAAGGCAGAGATTGAAGGAGATATGGGAGACTCCCATGTAGGTCTTCAGGCACGTTTGATGTCTCAGGCGCTGAGAAAATTAACGGCGCATATCAGTAAATCGAATTGTATTGTTATTTTTATCAATCAGCTTCGTGAAAAAGTAGGTGTCATGTTTGGAAATCCGGAGGTTACCACAGGCGGACGTGCCTTGAAATTCTATTCTTCTATCCGTATGGATGTCCGCAGAATTGAAACCTTAAAACAGGGCGGAGAAATGGTCGGAAACAGAACTCGAATTAAAGTAGTGAAGAATAAAATTGCACCTCCGTTTAAAGAGGCAGAGTTTGATATTATGTTTGGCGAGGGGATTTCCAAAGAAGGAGATATTCTAGACTTGGCAGCAAATATTGGTATTGTGAATAAAAGCGGTGCGTGGTATGCCTACAACGATGGAAAAATCGGACAGGGAAGAGAAAATGCAAAGAAATATCTGAAAGAAAATCCGGAAATTGCAGAAGAAATCGAGCAGAAGGTAAGAGTACATTACGGACTTTTACCGGATGAGAACGGTGCAGAACAGCCAACACCTGCCGGAGAAAGTACAGGAAACGAAGAGACAGAAGAAATTTAA
- a CDS encoding regulatory protein RecX, with protein MLVTDIKPVTKQKFQIEIDGQPAFVVYKGELFRYHLEKNREIEQSVYTELVDEVLTKRAKLRAMYLLQKMDRTRWELERKLQESGYPPVAVERALEYVTSFHYIDDKRYVAMYIESQKNKKGKARIKMELMRKGVSSEVIAEVFEETEDETDTKETIRSLIEKKCSNPTQMDEKEKRKLYGFLLRRGFSSSDILSVFREISE; from the coding sequence ATGCTTGTTACGGATATTAAGCCTGTGACAAAACAAAAATTTCAGATTGAAATAGACGGACAGCCCGCCTTTGTAGTGTATAAAGGCGAGCTGTTTCGCTATCATCTTGAAAAGAACAGGGAAATTGAACAGAGCGTTTATACAGAGCTTGTAGATGAAGTTCTGACAAAAAGGGCAAAGCTGAGAGCTATGTATTTATTGCAGAAAATGGACAGAACCCGCTGGGAGCTGGAAAGGAAATTGCAGGAAAGCGGATATCCTCCCGTGGCAGTTGAAAGGGCGCTGGAGTATGTAACGTCTTTCCATTATATCGATGACAAACGATATGTTGCAATGTATATAGAGAGTCAAAAAAATAAAAAAGGAAAAGCCAGAATAAAAATGGAGTTGATGCGGAAAGGAGTTTCCTCAGAGGTAATAGCTGAAGTTTTTGAAGAAACAGAAGATGAAACAGACACAAAAGAAACCATTCGCAGCTTGATAGAAAAGAAATGTTCCAATCCGACACAGATGGATGAAAAAGAAAAGAGAAAATTATATGGTTTTTTGTTGAGGAGAGGTTTTTCTTCTTCTGATATTTTATCGGTTTTTCGTGAGATTTCAGAGTAA
- the nifU gene encoding Fe-S cluster assembly scaffold protein NifU, producing MYSEKVMDHFQNPRNVGEIENASGVGTVGNAKCGDIMRIYLDIDDNQIIQDCKFKTFGCGAAVATSSMATELVKGKTIEEALKVTNKAVMEALDGLPPVKVHCSLLAEEAIHAALWDYAEKHGIKIEGLSKPKSDIHEDEEDEEEY from the coding sequence ATGTACAGCGAAAAAGTTATGGACCATTTTCAGAACCCAAGAAATGTAGGAGAAATTGAAAACGCCAGCGGTGTAGGAACAGTAGGAAATGCAAAATGCGGCGATATTATGAGAATTTATCTTGATATTGATGATAATCAAATTATTCAGGATTGCAAATTTAAGACATTTGGATGTGGAGCAGCCGTTGCAACAAGCAGTATGGCAACAGAGCTGGTAAAAGGAAAGACTATTGAAGAAGCTTTAAAAGTTACAAATAAAGCAGTTATGGAAGCTTTAGACGGACTTCCACCGGTAAAAGTACACTGTTCCTTACTGGCTGAAGAAGCAATTCATGCAGCTCTGTGGGATTATGCGGAAAAACACGGAATTAAGATTGAAGGTCTTTCCAAACCAAAATCCGATATCCATGAAGATGAAGAAGACGAGGAAGAATATTAA
- a CDS encoding stage II sporulation protein M — protein sequence MSGFILGIIGANLLFRETGYSSGILAVYGTAASKEWIDAEALFSHLLFQRGIYFLSMIFLGLTYIGIFAVVLSLLWFGFLAGNLMTIFLLEYGVKGLVAGSVCFLPQIFFYLPGWLLLFWIVMRMSRKAMGKKRRERADYQAYIFFGVGAGICVLLGIWLESYVNQNILIWIFQHWI from the coding sequence TTGTCAGGATTTATACTTGGAATTATAGGGGCAAATTTATTGTTTCGGGAAACAGGGTATTCTTCCGGAATTTTGGCTGTATATGGTACGGCTGCATCAAAAGAATGGATAGATGCAGAAGCGTTGTTTTCTCATCTGCTGTTTCAAAGAGGTATCTATTTTTTGTCCATGATATTTCTGGGGTTGACTTATATTGGGATTTTTGCCGTTGTACTCAGCCTTCTATGGTTTGGTTTTTTGGCGGGAAACCTGATGACAATTTTTCTTTTGGAGTACGGAGTAAAAGGACTTGTGGCAGGGAGCGTCTGTTTTTTGCCGCAGATATTTTTTTATTTGCCGGGCTGGCTTTTGTTGTTCTGGATTGTTATGCGTATGAGCAGGAAGGCTATGGGCAAGAAGAGAAGGGAAAGGGCAGATTATCAAGCTTATATTTTCTTTGGTGTTGGTGCAGGGATTTGTGTTTTATTGGGGATTTGGCTGGAAAGCTATGTTAATCAAAACATTCTGATTTGGATTTTTCAGCATTGGATATGA